The genomic stretch AAACCACACATTCTAATGACTAAACTATCATTAACATTGTATCTCACGAGCAATTAATTCATTCAAACCATCGAATGATTAAAGAATTGAgatttgataaatatttaCCAGTAATTCTCCTGGTTGGATCAAACGTCAACATTTTATCCACAAGATCAATTGCCAGAGGATGAACATGAGGGAAAACTGTTGCTAATGGCTGACGAGGATGTGGAGGTAGCTGCCGAAGATATCTTTTCGAGTCTTCGTTTCGAATAAAGCCAAGATCCGATTCGGTTGGTGTGCCAAGAAGctgataattaaaatgatacaAGGAGAAGGCAATCAATTTCAGAACAAATNGCCAAGATCCGATTCGGTTGGTGTGCCAAGAAGCTGATGATTAAAATGATACAAGGAGAAGGCAATCAATTTcagaacaaatgaaagaacatTAGCTTTTTTTAGTGGAAAAATAGAACTTGACAATCATTGGCCAAACTCAATATCCGAAATGGAAACTGATGAAAACTATCCAAACAGAACCAAGAAATTATCTTTGACAGAGTGTCATAGTCAACAAAATTCAGATTATAAACTTAGAATGATCATATTAAGAGACATCACAAGAACTGTCCAGGAACAAAAATTCTCTGGAACATTTTCNCGAGACATCACATGAACTGTCCAGGAACAAAAATTCTCTGGAACATTTTCACATCANAGAGACATCACAAGAACTGTCCAGGAACAAAAATTCTCTGGAACATTTTCACATCAGCTAAATCTTTAATAGTCAAAATTGGATAGTCTATAACCAAAAAACTGCATAAACTCTGTATAGATTGTTTTACCTCAGTCAGTAAACGCATCTGATGCACATGATCCCTGCCTGGAAATAGAGGCCTTCTGTTCATAAGCTCCAAATAGATGCAACCAACAGACCATATATCAATAGCAGCTGTATAATCAGAGTTCAATAGTAACTCAGGTGCCCTATACCATCTTGTAACAACATATTCTGTCATGCTTTCATTTTCCGAAGTTGGACGAGCAAGACCAAAGTCACAAATTTTAAGATCACAGTTCGCATTAAGCAGTAGATTGCTCGGTTTCAAGTCCCGATGAATGACATTTGCAGAATGTATGTATTTAAGTCCTCGGAGAATCTGATACAGGAAATACTGCAAAGCATGCCAAATCTTATATTACAAGAGGaatagttgaagaagaaaaaaaaaatcaaaggtGCAATTAACATAATCAATGATGAACAAAGTAAGGGACCTCGCCGTCCTACCTGACAATGCTCTTCCGATAAAGTTTGGTTCGAGCGGATTATTTGGTGAAGATCGGTGTCCATTAGTTCAGTGGAAATGTAGACATCACTGAATTCTCTCCGCAGAGGTGGAGGAATCACATCCCTTATGCCTATTACCTACATCAAATGAATCACAATCTATATGAGTGTGTGGCCCTAAAGAACAACTATTTAAAAACTTCCTTCAAATCAGGAAGTATAAAGAAAGCAAAATACCCATCATATAAAGTAGTTCCAATTCCAGTAAAGTATAATTCTAAAAAGTCAAATCCCATAAACTTCCCacaatcaacaaaattatGCAGAACCAAATGCTACTATAGGTTATGGGTCAAATCACCAAGAATAATCTGTTCAATTGCATAAACAGACCGGCACATCACAATTGAATAGATTCAAAATGAACTTTCTAGGATTCTATCATGATTACCCACGCCACCAAGAACAACACAAAATTATTGAGATTAGTCAATCACCGCCAAGAACTATTCTAGACAAAAGAATTGATCGATCAATATTTTGCAATTCAACGACGCTGCGCGCGGTTAATGATTAAACACCGTCCAAAATCAGATGAACGCCCAATTGAATCCACAGACACAAACGGAAGAAATCTAAATCGCATGNACCAAATTGAATCCACAGACACAAACGGAAGAAATCTAAATCGCATGGATTAATCGAAACAACAATTATAGCAACTACAGGGATAAACTCNAAATCGCATGGATTAATCGAAACAACAATTATAGCAACTACAGGGATAAACTCCTCTCACATTTTCGTGATCCAAATGCCGGAGAAGCTTGATCTCACGGAGCGTCCGCTTCGCATCCATATGATTATCAAACGCGTTGGCAATCTTCTTAACCGCAACCATCTCGTTGGTCTCCGAATTCAAAATCGAACtacaaacaaaccaaatccaacaaaaaaaaaaaaNNNNNNNNNNNNNNNNNNNNNNNNNNNNNNNNNNNNNNNNNNNNNNNNNNNNNNNNNNNNNNNNNNNNNNNNNNNNNNNNNNNNNNNNNNNNNNNNNNNNNNNNNNNNNNNNNNNNNNNNN from Cucurbita pepo subsp. pepo cultivar mu-cu-16 unplaced genomic scaffold, ASM280686v2 Cp4.1_scaffold000480, whole genome shotgun sequence encodes the following:
- the LOC111785398 gene encoding mitogen-activated protein kinase 3-like, translating into MVAVKKIANAFDNHMDAKRTLREIKLLRHLDHENVIGIRDVIPPPLRREFSDVYISTELMDTDLHQIIRSNQTLSEEHCQYFLYQILRGLKYIHSANVIHRDLKPSNLLLNANCDLKICDFGLARPTSENESMTEYVVTRWYRAPELLLNSDYTAAIDIWSVGCIYLELMNRRPLFPGRDHVHQMRLLTELLGTPTESDLGFIRNEDSKRYLRQLPPHPRQPLATVFPHVHPLAIDLVDKMLTFDPTRRITVEDALAHPYLERLHDVADEPVCPEPFSFEFEQQYLDEEQMKEMIYREALALNPEFA